The Xyrauchen texanus isolate HMW12.3.18 chromosome 17, RBS_HiC_50CHRs, whole genome shotgun sequence DNA window CATGGAGCGAATCCCTCTGAAACTGTACCATCATCTTCTGAGGAAACCCCAGAGGATCAGGTAGTTTTCGAATTCGATTGATGTTTCTGGGCACTGGCCAGAACAGCTGGATGAGAGTGAGGAGGGCCAGTGTAGATTTGGAGGCTGTGAGTGCACATCACGTGTGATGTCTCAAATGCTGCATGTTCCTTTGCGTTTCCCGTAACCACAACTGCTTCCTTCAGTTTCACAGTCAGGGTCCTTCATGAGGCGTACAGACTGTGGAAATGTGGTGAATTAAATCTTTTACTACTTTGCTTGTATAATTCTTGCATCAGTTTTCATTCTTAGACTCACCATGTAGCCTTCATTATCTGTTCTTGTCCAGAATCTGTAGTTGTGCAAAAAAAGCAACAATTAAACATTCTGTGTGCAATGAAGGTTATAATGTGATGAATTTTCCTTTCTTATTGACAATGAAAATGTTATGTATTTTATTGTTCTACAGTTTGTTTGGTGGAAAACACAAGATGTATTGTGCATTGCttgcttttttattttctaaaaagcAGAGCATATATTCAGAATGTGATGTTCCTTTGTTAATTTCCTTCAACTTACTGATGACTATattcactcctgttcattgtGAATTGCAAAAGCACCTTCAggtgatttatttgaaataaaagtcttcttttcatgaacaaacatttaacttttaGCATGTAGTCTCTACAACTATAATCTACACAGTTATTGTACATTAAATTGTTGTATATACAAGTATTTTATTTGCGGGCTACACATTTAACTCGATAGGGGattgaaacattttatttgtatgctAAACAATGCATCTCAATACCTGTTCATAATGGTCAGAATAGAAAGTACAGTGGCACTTGATGCATGCTATCTCCAGCCCAGTTGCACTGTATTGGCTGAAAGGAAAGcgcagtgttgccagattgggTGGGGTTCCCGCCCAATTGGGCTACTTTAAGATTGGCGGGCCAAAATTTGGGCTGCATTGGAATGATTTTGGCgggtttttaaaatgatttaaaaaaaaaaaaaaagaatttccatTGCCcatgcaattaaaataaagtaaacgTCTCCACGCACATTCATTCAATTGAAATAGACAGAACACTGATtgacagaaaatgtgtttaatcttGTTCAGAGGAGCTATGAGTTGCCACACCCACAAGTGAGTTTTGAATGTGAGCGAACTGCACGCGTTGCTCGTAAATATTTGTGATAGAAATGAGACAATGTTAACAATGACAAAGCGGTAAAAATGTAAGGGAACATATCGAAAATGGCGAAAGTACCCAGATATCAAGTGTTGGTTAATGCCAGGATTTATCTGAGGAGTTTTTCTTGGAGAAATTGCTCCTTTGTGTTTCTCCCATGATCAGGCCACTGATGCCTTTTGGCTCGAGGTTTAATGGTGTTGAGACCACAGCGGGATATATCCTGAAGTTGGCACTCATGGTGATCATAGACAGTAGTATCATAAAGTAACACGACTTAAAAGTGTAAAACATGCTATTTCTTGACTCATGGATGTGCGCACATGAACACGGAATGATTGAACACCAGCTGTGTTACGTCACGATGACAGCTGTCTAGAAACTTTCGAATTCACCTTACTTAAATTACTACAAAGATGTACAGTTTTCTTGAAATTTGGAATAAGCCATAACAGCGTACAAAGGTAGGACAGATTATATGTAAGCTTTATATGACATattagtaaaaaattaaatacaaaaatgcctATTGAATGGCAAACACATTAATTTAATCATATCACAATGGCATGTTTTCGTTATTTGGCTTCTTGAAATCTCAGGGCAGCATATTTGTTCCTTTTCTGTGCGTGGGTGTTTGTTTATAAGTGTGAATAAAGAAAAATGGGTAATGGAAAGGTTTTTGGAAACTTAATCTTTTCGTCGCCTAATTGTTTTGTCAATGTTGTAACGGCAATACTGTAGTATTATGGTTAATGTGACTTTCATTTTCATATACACTATTTGGTCGgtgttttttttatgcattgGGGCGGGTTTTGAGCAATCATTGGGCTGGAAAATGCCGAACGAATCTGGCAACACTGAAAGCGGGTTACTGACTACACGTTTGCGCCCCCTTCATTTTTATGTGTATGTCTTCCTTCCAGAAAAGGATTATTCTCTCTCAGGTAAGAATTCTAAAGAGtggaattgtttttttatgtttgatttgagtgtccgaaaaaaataaacatttgtcttatctttttttgtctttgtttgaagaTTTAGTCAGCGAACTTGGTTGCTAGTCTGCACCAAGTTTAACCTCGAACTCTCTCAAAGATAATAGCGGCTCAATGAAAAGAAAGAGCTAGATATTAATTTTGATGCTGGTATCAGTCTTGTTTTACAGCACTAAAGTTGTGTAACTAATGTTTGAATTtgcctgttatttttttttagcattgaaTTGGTTTGTTGCAGCTTAAGGCCCCATCAGGCCTCGTTAGCCTGTAGCATGAAGCTTAGCTCAGTTAGTGCAAACAAACGGTAGGCGGCTCTACAACGCGATTTCTTTCCCTAACATACTTTCCTGATGCTAAACgcctttgttttatattatgGACAAATATTTTGGGCTGTTGGGACGAAGTTCATTGCATTGTTAAAATGATAGCTTAATATAGCTTGTTTAAGGTGGTCAGCTATTGTGTTATAAAGACTCAAACTTGATTGGAAATTCAGATGTACGTTCTTGACTGCAGGAACAGTCCATCTATTTCGTCATTGTATTAATTTAGTTAAGTGACACTTTGTAAAGGTGTGACAGGACATTATGATGCTAATAGCTGTcttttataatttctttattaCAGTTGGCTATATAGTAAACCCATCTGGTTTATTCTGAATCCTTTAAAATGGACTCTGACATTCTGAAGATAGAGGAAATAGTAATGGGAGGTGGAGAGGATGCTGCCCCTGCTGAATTGGTCCCTGAGAAGACGGAGAATACCTACACCACCATCATTATTCAGAATCCCCCACCACCTCCTATCATTCAATCATGTGAGTTTGAAAGCAAAACATTTACTTTATACTGGATTCAGTTGTGGACATGCATCCAATTACAGGAACCTGtgctaaaatgtacatttactttatgtGCATACAAACTTTTTACTTTCTTAACAGGTAAAATTCAAAGTGGCATCAATAAGCTAATAATTTTGTAACATGTTACCTAGCATTTGTAATCAAAGTTGGGATAGAATTATAATGTCACATTACAAAGCTATTTTCCTGAAAAAGATGTGGAATCTGTAGTTACGGGTTACACATTTAAAGAGCCTACTTTGTTAGAATACAAACCTAATAAGTAGTTTGAGTTTTTTTTCCACCGTCTAAACACTGTCATTGAAAGCCTTTCTgatgtttgtcttctgttttacattttgatttttcACACATGTCTGTTTATActtcataattcatgttttaaaagggTTGTCTTCTATCTCTGTACTTAGACCAGCATGAAAGCCTGCAGTGTTTCCAATGTTTTATCACTTTCTGCAATTCAAAAGCCAAGGAAAGGCACATGAAGAAGAGTCATCGGGAAGAGTACAAACAGCAACTGCAGCAGGTTGGCATTCAGCTTGGGCACTGCACCCCTAAACAaactttttgtgtttgtgtggataAAACAGATTTGATCTGAATGCTGTTGATAGTAATGCAGCTTTTGCTTTTTATGCTTTTGCGTTATCAGTGTTTTTACCATTACTTTGATAATTATCATTTTGATGATAATATTCAGTAgtgtttaaaggattagttcactcaaacattaagaaagtcttacacatcttagatggcttgagagaattttcgtttttgggggAAATTAACTAATTATTCTAATTCcaaaaattaaaacagaaaatgcCTAGCAGGGGCTTTGAAGTGATGATAACAAACTAATCAgtgaatcaatttttttttttttttttactagttgaTTGAAGTGAGCTTCAGAATGAGCGACTTGTTAAATGAGTGAACAGAGTAATACAAACCATGAATTCTCTAATTGATAGCTGCCTGAAGTAATTTACAGTCTTGCTGATCTTCATATAGGAGGCAAATGTATATTCACATACCTGTTGCCCTTGCATTAACAGTGCGATACGCTGTTCACTTGCTATGTGTGTGACCGTGACTTCCCCTCCTCTGAGGAGCTGACACAGCATCAGTCTACCCACAACAAGGAGGACAAACCCTTCAAATGTGCACACTGTCAAGAATGCTTCCGCACATTTTCCGAGGTAAGAGAATTTTGACATGAAATGGAAGTTAAGATgttaattttgtttaatatttgaatTATGAAAATTCCCGAttgcatgagagagagaaaaatacagaTTTAGTTTTTGATGACCATTTTATGTATAAAGTATCTTAAATGtcccataaaatatattttgtaatcaTGTACAATTGTTTTTGCTTTATTACTAAATAATGGCAATAGAccgttaaataaaaataaattggtaaaTGTGTTCAGTGTTTGACAGCTTggtaaagaacaaaaaacaaatgagtTGGTTCTATGACCTGTAACTTGGATTTTGCATTACTTGCGTAAATGTCTTAAATCTGTAGTAGTCTATTTCTAACATTTCAATGTTGGTCTCTCCACAAGTTGACAACACATCGACGGCAGGTATGTCCCGAACGTCAGTTTTTGTGCAAAGATTGCAATGAGACGTTTCGAAGTCCTGGACTTTTGCGTAACCATCGTATGACCCAGCACCCTGTCCGTCCGGATGGAGAGGGTGCAGATGATTCCACCAAGACCTACCGATGTGTTAAATGTGGTAAGGGTTTTGAAGAAGAGACGGAGCTCTTGCAGCACCAAGAGAACCATGCAGGGGACCAGCACTGCAACGGAAGCTCCACTGTAAAACGCAGAGGGAGAGCCCCGAGAGCTGAGAGTGCAGCTGCTGGTGAAAAGAAACTAAAGATAAAGGAGGAAGACGCAGAAAAAACAGGGGCAACCAACCATTCAGAAGGCGAAACAAAGGTGAAGACCGGAGGAAGACGAGGCCGGCAACCCAAATCTGCTCTGGAGTCCAAGGCAGAACATGATGGAAAGAAACCAAAGGCTGTTCCAGAGCCATCTCGGCAGATCCCTTGCACTGAATGTGACCTCACTTTCCACGCCCTGGCACAACTCCGGGCACATAAGAAAGAGAAGCATGTGCAGCGGAAGCCTCACCCTTGTGGAGAATGCGAGGAGAGTTTTAACCGTCCAGAGCAGCTGAAGGCCCACATGGCTAGGGCCCACAGTGCTGGTCGGTATATGTGCCCCACATGTGGAAAAAGCTTTGGTAGAGAGAGTAACCTAAAGGCTCATCAACAGACCCATGAAAAAGAAGAGAAGCCAGCTGGTCAGGGAAAGAGATAATTCAGTATGGGAGAATGATTTGTGAGGTGTATGTTAACTGAAGAAGGATTCAAGTTTTTAAAAAGTTGTGTATAGAAATGTAGGTGGGGTAAGGGTTTGCTTTAGATTTGAAGAATCTTGTGATGGGTTGTAATGTTACATGAAAACTGGAAACCCAAAGGGTTGTGAATTAATGATTCAGAAATGTTTTTGCTGCCTCATTTTATCATGACTTCTGTACATATTTCAGCATGGTGAGAAAAGGAAGTCACGCCACAACTGATCAAAATCAGTAGGATAATTATGTTGTAACTAATATGATCATAAGAAACCCAACAAAAAGTCTTTTTAGATCATTGAAGACTTTatatctttttgttttctttttttttttggggggtaaagTCTTTTCTATGACTATAATGTGTgttgtttttacataattttttagaTGTGTGGTAATTTTTCTATGAGTTCTGACTAAATtcgatttaaaatgtttgtagaaTAAGGGGTTACATGAAATTTTACTTGCATGTAACCCACAATTAAGACAATTcgttaattaaaatgatttaaatgtatgaataattgattgaaaatatttgaaatgtcTTCTGATTATTTCTTTGATGATATTAATTATTGCAATTTATGGTGCAGCCATAAAGCATTTTCATTAAAACCAATGTTTAGAAAAACAACTTGCTCTTTAAAAAACTAACTTCTACCGAGATTCTTTCTTTTGCCAGTTCCAGATATTCTTTTGAAGCACTGATAAAATTCAACTtggaaaatattaaatgaacaaTAATATGCATTGAGAAGGGTATTTATTTGACCATTTTGCACATTGCATTATTTGCCTTGAAATCATTAATGGAAAAAACTATATTATCCACACTTCAGTCCATACACGCAGACAAGATGGTATCCCTGCAGGACGAATTGGCACATCTTAGCTGGCCTGAAATCAATTTACTCTCGCGATTACCTCCTCAGATGAATTGCAGTTATGTTACTATATATGGCGAAAATGTCCTAGAATATGTCAACCCCATTTCAATTGGGTTGTGTAGATACACTAGGAGGTGCGCGTTTTCGTCCTCACACACCACACAGCTGGAAAGTTACTGATGATGGTCGCCCATCTGTTGGGAAAACAAATCCGTGTTACCATAGTTTGTACTTTACGTACCATTCAGATGACTTGGAAAAAGTGTACTGTTTAATAGCATTTTTAGAAAGATAAGATGCCTAAATGTGTGGATTTTTGCACAACCAACAAACCGAAAaatacagaatttatttttttctgtcttcCAACTGAAAAGACTGAGCAATTAGGCGGCAAGACGATAAAGGACGCCTGTTGAATCCTACATCCATATACGTGTAGGTCTACAGCAGATGTTTTATTACAGGTAAAATAAAGGTGTAAGTAAATACCACATTTGATTAATATACTTTGGTATTAATTATGCTAGGTGTCCATTTGTGACCAACTCTGACCTCGCGAGGTGCGATTTCTTTAGCTACAAAGATTGCATTACGATTAATTGCGCCCGGGTGTTAGTTAAATCGGTAGATGCTTTTTTATCTTTCGTGACATTTCAAAAAAGGATGATGTCAACCATCCAGATTACGTCCCATCACTCTTCCCTCAAAGAGCCAGTAATGTG harbors:
- the znf576.2 gene encoding zinc finger protein 576.2, with amino-acid sequence MDSDILKIEEIVMGGGEDAAPAELVPEKTENTYTTIIIQNPPPPPIIQSYQHESLQCFQCFITFCNSKAKERHMKKSHREEYKQQLQQCDTLFTCYVCDRDFPSSEELTQHQSTHNKEDKPFKCAHCQECFRTFSELTTHRRQVCPERQFLCKDCNETFRSPGLLRNHRMTQHPVRPDGEGADDSTKTYRCVKCGKGFEEETELLQHQENHAGDQHCNGSSTVKRRGRAPRAESAAAGEKKLKIKEEDAEKTGATNHSEGETKVKTGGRRGRQPKSALESKAEHDGKKPKAVPEPSRQIPCTECDLTFHALAQLRAHKKEKHVQRKPHPCGECEESFNRPEQLKAHMARAHSAGRYMCPTCGKSFGRESNLKAHQQTHEKEEKPAGQGKR